TTTCTGCTTAGAACAAATCATGGATTAGATTCCAAAGGCACTGGGGCAGGCTCTTTCCTGGGGAGCCAGGGTGGGCTAGTGAATAAGAATTTAATCAGAGCTTTTCCTTTGACCTGCTGTGAGACCTTAGAAAAATCGCATCTTTTCACTCTTCATCGGCTTGCTCATGTGcagaatggggataatggtacgtACTCACCTTTGTCTACTGCTTTGAGCtctacagattaaaaaaagagaaatactCTTATGATTCAGTGTTAAAATTGTGATGGTTTGTGTAGGGACAGAATCTTCTTTGGTTGTTCCAGCTTCCTACTCAGAAATATCAAAGGAGTATTTTTCAGGATGTTAAAAGTTAGAATTGATGCCAGATATGTATTATGAAACCTCCAGTAAGCTAGCGGATGTAAAGAGTGGGGACTTGCTGGCCAATCCACCTCTGTCCACTACCATCAATTTATCTTCCCATGAAAACATTTAACACCTGTAAATTTCTTTGCATTCTTTGCAGTCTCCATGGACTCTGCACGAGTCAAGTAAGTTGAAGAGATGTGGAAAAGCAACCAGACCTGTGTGACAGAGATCGTGTTCCTGGGGTTCTCAGATttccaggcactgcaagtcctgctCTTTGTAGTGGTATTCACCTTCTACATGGTGACCCTGCTGGGTAACTCTCTGATAGTTATTGTCACAGTGACGGATTGTGCTCTTTGCACCCCAATGTATTTCTTCCTCAGGAACTTGTCCTTCTTGGAAATTGGCTACACCTCGGTTGTGATCCCCAAGATGCTGCTGAACCTGCTGTCAGAGACCCAGACCATCTCCTTTGCAGGCTGCGGCACTCAGATGTACTTCTTCATTCTCTTCGGCATCACAGAGTGCTGCCTGCTCTCCGTTATGGCGTACGATCGCTACATGGCCATATGCCACCCCCTGAAATACACCCTGGTTATGAGCCAGAGAGTCTGTGCGCAGATGGCAGCCGGTTCCTGGACCATTGGTACCTTGGTGGCTTTCTGTCAAACAGCTTCAATATTTACTCTGCCTTTCTGTGGGTCTAATACTATCagccatttcttctgtgacattcTCCCTGTGCTCAGACTGGCCACCACAGACACCCGCAAGAATGAAGCTGCTGTTGCCATAGTCACAGTGGTCTTTATCTTCATCCCATTTTTGCTGATTCTCTTGTCATACAGCCTCATCATCTCCACCATTCTGAAGATGCCCTCAGCTGAAGGCAGGcacaaagccttctccacctgctcctcacACCTCATTGTGGTTTCTCTCTTCTACGGGACTGTCACGTTCATCTATGTGAGGCCCAAGTCGGTCTATTCTCTGGGCAGTGACAGGCTGCTCTCTCTGCTCTACACGGTGGTGACGCCCATGTTCAACCCCATTGTTTACTGTCTAAGGAACCAGGAGGTGAGGAGAGCACTCAGAAAGTCAATAGTAAGACAGACTTCCTTCCTCATATGGTGTGGGTGAGGAGTGACTCTTATTTGTGGGACATTGGGGGGGGGAGATCATTGCTCATTTCCAgtgttttctaaaaatattatGAACCTGGTTTTCATCAGTCTTGCACGAGCCTCCTCTGTTacttaccctggtgtaaatcaagagtaactccattggcaTTAAATGgacccaattctcctctcacttgctgGCTTGTAAATAAGAAATATCCACAGCGGGCTGAATGGCACTGTGCAGTTGTAAAGTCTTTGACCCCACCCATAACTATGCTTCCTGGACATGGGAACATGTGCATCTTATACAGACTGTTTGATTTAAAAGGCAAGGTGTTTGGCACACCAACTCAGCTCTCCTATCGCATCTCTCAGCGTGGTGGCCTCTGTAAAACAAGGAATAGCGACACTCTGCAGAAAAGTGACTATGCACAAATTAGGGCTGTTGTGTCATTTTGGCTGGCTAACGAGAAAAATGAGCAAACTTATAAATAAATGGTCCAGCTCCTCTGTCTGCTTCTGCTTGGGGTGTTAGCTCTTTACGACTGTTGAGCTAACCATTGTGGATTCATTAAAGTGTCTGTAAATCCTAGAAATTCCAGGTGGTTTAGCACAGATGATTAGTTGGCGGAAGTTCATCCCAGCAATTGATTGGTTATTTACCAATCAGAGTGAAGCAATTAATTGCATGCAGTCAGTGACCAATCACAAATAAGGAATAGTTAAGGTGAACAATTCATAATCAACTCACTGGCTGAAAACTGTACAAGTAACATTTTCATATGTCAATTGGTCCTGTTGTCTTCCATTGAAGTTCAGGGGGAAGTCATCACACACAATGCACAAAACCCACCAGTACAGGGAGCTGGGACTACACACAAAACCATGGACAGACACGTCTGTCGCTGGAGCTAAAGGAAATAACTTTAGGCTGGTAGCTGAGATGACTCTTTAGTTTTTCTGAGGCTGCATCCACAAACGAGACCATGCTCCAATGCCAGCATATTACAAatgttcagggtgtgggaagggagaaTGGAGCTGGCCCTCATGTTCAACTAAGCCTGCAAGTTGGCTGGAGAGCCATTACTTTATGTAGGCTTGCTGCTATgacacaggttcaaatccctccACTGGTTCTGAGGTAGGTCAACCAACTGGGGTAGCAAGTTAGGGAGCCCCTGACATAGGTTCTGGAACTATGGATGATggcggtgctgcagcaccccctggcttgaagtggtttcctttaTATCCAGGATTTgaagtttggttcaatgactctcagtacccccactatatAATTTGTTCCACCATCCCTGGCCCTTGATGACGCTCAAACACAGCTAAGTTGGATCAGAAGACTGGCTCAACCAAACACCTCATCAACTGACCCCCATCCGAGTGAGAGGATGTTGAACATACCAGAGATTTCACTTCAGCACAATCCAAGACCAAGatgatataattaaaaacaagactTAGCACAGAACAGAGCCAGAACATCATATTACAGCTGAACAGAAAAAGGGGGATAGggatagggttaccagatgtcctgattttatagggacagtcctgatgtttgggtctttttcttacataggctcctattaccctccatccccatcccaattttttacactcgctgtctggtcaccctagatggggggaagagatggagaatgACTTTTAATCGAAAAACTAAAATTCCCCAAATCAATATATATCATTTCaacaaatgaaaaccaaaattttcaatTTAGATCCAGACAAAATTCAATTTACTGTTGAGAATTTTACATATcaaacaaaaaaagatatcacaatccccacccccaaacaacaacaacaacaacatttttttcatggGAATTTCCATTTAGTTCAAAAGTCACTTTTTGAGCAAATAAATGTTTTGGTGACATTTTCTGACCTGCTTTAAACCTCAACACAATCCAAGACTCAGGTGGGGTAATTAAAATCTAGAATTTTAAAGATCGGAGAGACACCATCAGATTTTAACCAACTATGCAGTATGTTAAACCAGATGGACAGTCCTTTGGGTGGTTTTGCAATAAAAGAACAGCCTCACCTTTCTAGAGAGGCCTTTTTTCCTCACTTCCTGTGATGCATTAGGCTACTTGGCATGTCAGAGAAGAATCTTCCCTTGTTTCCTCTCTCTTGTTACATTGATTGCCCCGGATCATGTGAGGTACCTGCCTGTTATTGTACCAAATACACCGCtaaccccgatataacgcaacagGATATAACAGGAATTTGACTATAACATGATAAAGCAGTACTCTGGGGGGCTAAGACtacgcactccggcagatcaaagcaagttcgatataacgcggtttcacctataacatggtaagatttttttggctcctgagaacagcattatatcagggtagactGGTGTTTTCACTCAGGTTTGTTCCCGGATTGATTCAGGACAATAGCAACTCTGTGGCTAAACAATTTTGATTCCCACATTCTGGTTCCACAATTTCATCTTATCATCACCAATTACACCAAGCAAGTACGTGCGTGCGAATGCACACGTGCGCTCCCCTCCACACGCACTATTGAGGCCAGGCACAAAATGCTACTGAAGTACCCAATCAATTGGCACGCACacctttagttatttttaaagctggtcaaaattttgttaagcagttttctgtaagaaaatgctgctttgacaaaattaaaattttttatGGGGACGTGCTAAGTCTCACAAAATTGTTAGATGGAAATTTTGGAACAATTTGTTTCAACTTTCTTGTTTTGATAACAGCAAAACATTTCATGTCAGCTTTTTCCTTATTACCTGGGAAGGTAACTTAGGGTTAAATGGACATTTCTTTCAGTAATAAAATAATTTCTGTGTTTAGCAATTCCTTTTGGTTGAATAGTCACTGATGTTTTGAAATTTGACTGGGATCAAGTTTACCCAGCAAGTTGCTAAGGACATCcaccaaggatcacattagtacCAAAATTACCTACCCAAAAGGGCAAAAAATTGGAAGCAATTTAATATCTTATGATAAGACTTTGATTTATTATCCTGTGATTCTAAAGCTCTTGTTATTCTTTAGCATCATGCCATATTTTACATTAATCCATTTTAACTTTGATAGCATGGCTATAGAATTGTTTTATCTTTTGCACTTTCTTATTGATTTTTAAGTTCTGCTTTGATTAATAAAATACTCTGGGCTCTACACTTTAGGGCCTCTCTGTGAAGGAAAtcaatgcttaactttaaacctATGCTCATGTCCCAttaatgtttgtgtgtgttctcaagtgcctgaatcagggcctagctAAGCAACATCAACATTCAAAATGATGTGAACAATAGTGTATCTATTCTAATGCTCCCAGTATCTATCCATAGCACAGAGATTTCCCAACCCCTAGCCATGGTGGCAAAGTGCTTAAACGCTATagtcagtggtgagctgaagccgGTTCCTACCAGTTcgcgggaaccggttgttaaatgtAGAAGCTTTGGTTATGAGATTTcccctaatatttttttcttcattcaaaATATACATGATGAAGTTCTACATGCAAATCAAGCTATATCTTGAGGAATATGAAATATGTCATGTTGAACGTCTCTGAATGAATCTTTTCAATACTTCAGGATGTTGAGAATGTGTCTTGAGTAATCTAGAATGAATACTAATTAGCAGTATGTCTGGTGGATTCTCCAAATGGTCTAGATTATGTCTTCAGAAATCTTGAGTATCTCTTGAGGAACCAGAAAGGTATCTTGTGGGTTCTGCTTTGTCTTAGGAGAAATCTAGAACATTATCTGAGGAAGATGGTGTGTATTTTATGGAATCATTTTCTCCCTACTAATTTCCTTAGGGCAGCTTTCACTTCCTTGTTCCTCAGACTATATATGAAAGGATTGAACATTGGAGTCACAATGGTGTAGAACAGTGAGAGCAGTTTGTCGGTGTCCACTGACTCCTTTGGCTTTGGTTCTAAATACACAATCATGCCAGAACCATAGAACAGAGTCACCACAATGAGGTgtgaggagcaggtggagaaggcctTGTGCCGGCCCTGGGCTGACGGCATCTTCAAAACCGTCCTGACGATTTTAATATAAGAAATAACTATCAAGAAAAAGGGGATGATTAGGAATAGCAGGACTGCCATGACGATAACCATTTTATTCCTGTAGGTGTCCATGCAGGACAGCTCCAGCACAGGGGGGACATCACAGAAGATATGGTTAATTTCATGAGACCCACAGAAGGGCAAAGAAAACACCAAATACGTCTGCACAAAATGTAGCAGGATGCTGACAAGCCAGGACCCAGATACCATTGTAGCACAAAACTCCCTGTTCACAATGTGTGTGTAACGCAGGGGGTTACATATGGCCACGTAACGGTCATAGGCCATGGCTGTCAGAAGAAAACACTCTGTGCCAGCtagtaaaaggaagaaaaacatcTGGGCAGCACAGCCGATGAATGAGATACTTCCATCCTCTGCCAGGCAATTAGCCACCATCTTGGGCAAGATGACAGAGGAGTAGCAGATCTCCACAAAGGACAAGTTcctgaggaagaaatacatgggggtTTGAAGGGCAGAGTCCAGCACTGTGACCAAGACAATGACACCATTCCCAAGCAGGATCACCATGTAGATGACCAGGAAGACCACAAAGAGCAAACCCTGCAGGTTTGTGAGGTTAGAGAAGCCCAAGAGGATGAAGCCAGGTGTTGTGGTGTGATTTCCACTCGCCATTGGATGGGTGCATTGAATCCTGAAAGATGCTAAAGGCAAAGGACAAGGGCATGTCACCTAGAGTGCTGGCACGTAACGGTCTCTCACAGACATGAAATCAGGCATCTCAGCCATCAGCAATAGAAACCTGCACAGATACCCACACCCTTATGACTGTGACAGTGGTGTATTCCGTCTCATGTATGTACGGGAGCATGGTGAAATTGCTGCCCCAGCACACCCActtctggctggctgcagcaatTTCTGCCTTGGTTTTCCCCACTGTCCTTTAGCCTCCAGCCACAAGAGTGTCCCAGCCCTTCAAGTTTCACAGTCCTTTACCCAAAGTCCAACAGAAATGTCTAGTAACCAGACCTGCAGCCCGGCTGGGTTCAGCTGGCAGCCACCTTGTCACAGCTGTGCCTCTACCGTTCTAGCCAGATCCCTGGCACATTCCTCCGTCTGGAGGGGTCCACGCAGGCCACAGCTCTTTGGGGCACCTAAGTCCACTCCGGCTGCTAGCTGACCCctgcagtgaccgctctgctCTACTCTTCTTTCAGGCTGTTCCCAGAGAGAGGGAACTCTCTTCTCCTTTCCGCTCACTCTCCATTCCCCAACTGGGCTTCCCCTGCTTGGCTTGATCTTTAACTAGACCTAGCCCATCCTAGGTGAGAGCAGGCAGATTCATTGGCCCCTCAGACCCTTTTAACCCACTCCCAACATGCGTGGGGTGAAAGCGCCCCATCACAGGCAGCATGATCAGAACTGCTTCTCTGCTTGTCAAAGGCCTTGTCCTGTGACAGGTAACACAGGTGCTCTTTGAGCTTCAGAGCCTGAGGCCTGGGATTTCAGAGAAGGACGAATTTGGGGGGGAAGGGTCACCTAAGGCTGGCTGACATTTTTTCAAccaaaatttgaaaaatgaaatattgacaAAAAGTCAGGGGAAAAaagtttttattctttaaaaagaagaaaaagttggGAGGTAAAACACGTCCCCATGTTTTAAAACTCCCCTGCCTCATtggaaaagtgtttaaaaatttTAACAAGTAAGAAAGATGCTGCTTTCTCTCCTATTTTAAACCTTTAAAAAGCCTCACCCCCCTGTTTGATACTGAGGGgagaacaggaaaataaataaaaacagcaaagaaagtgagttttccccattttctctcatttttttctttcactggaaaaaatatttttttaaacacacaaacaagTGCTAGAAATTAAAAAGAAGGGCCCCTGGCAGCAGAGTCCAGATCCAATTTTGGGTGGTTTCTGGTTTGTCCTGTCATCGGACTAGAAACCATCTTACCCATGAACTCCAAAGCCTGGCACCAGAACCTTCATCACCTTTATCACTCCCCTCAGCCCAGGAGTACCTTAGCAGAAGCCCTTAGCCTTTGCCCTGACCTCCCTGATTCCCTTTACCTGCTCTCTGGGGAATATCCCAGTGTCAACTGCACCCAACTCCTTCTAACACAAGGAGAAGGAACCCATGTACGGTAATATTGGCTATGAACAGTCTGTAGCCAGGAATAGTTTATTTGACTGAAAATCTAGCTCTGGTGTTCAGGCCTGATTCCACAGACACCTATCACCAAGGTATAGTGCTTACTACCACGACCAGGTCCATTCAAAGAGGCCTAAAGGGGACAGGTAGCAGCACCTAGTGAAATTCAATTAGATTTGGGTTCCCAACCCACTTAgaatcctttaaaaatcccaaccCACACGTCTGCCACTTATCCCTCTAGCGAgtggcacctaactccaggaagAGTCCCACAGAACGGACATTCCTACTTGGAGATAAAGGTACTGCACTGTGAGAGGGAGAACGGCACATTCTAGCCCTTGATGAATTTAAAGTAGAACCGTCTTTATAAGAATTAATTAACTGAAGCTGAAAATGAGAGAGgtttcaataaataaaaatgtagatgTTATTTAAGAAGCTACAGAGAAGCTGGGACTCTGAAAGCAAAGGGATAGGATGAAAAGCGCGGAAGGTAAATCCAAACAATAGGGAAAAATCAATGGAGGAAAATATCAGAACTTCAAAAAAGTGGacgttttaaataaaatatacatttttctcaaagattttgtaaaaatgttttgctCAGCTCATAGAAGGGTTggtatttttcaaaaatgtgaaattttgaccaagaaaaaaattaaaatataatgtttGCATTTTTCACCAGTCCcaggtttttgttttcaaattgaaTACAAGTCTCGGAAAATGAATAATTTGTTTCTCTCATCCCCCATTGAATCCTGCCACTACTAACAGACATGAGTAATATTATTCACTAGTGTAAGCTGACTGACTCCTGAAGTATCAATAACCTcgggatttttgttgttttatgagCACAAGACAAAATACAATCCACTGAAACGTAATggggcagattctgctctcagttattttGGTGTAAATCTGAGCTAGCTTCACTGAAAATGAGGCTGCCCCATGGCTAATGCATCGAATTCAGACCCTCCTCACACATGTACTGTTCCTGGTTTTCTTGTTTCGCCGTCTCTAAAATGGGGCTATTGTTCATGTTGGCTGATCTTTTCCAAAGCTCAAACACAAGGGCAGAAATACAC
The window above is part of the Chelonoidis abingdonii isolate Lonesome George chromosome 14, CheloAbing_2.0, whole genome shotgun sequence genome. Proteins encoded here:
- the LOC116825047 gene encoding olfactory receptor 10C1-like codes for the protein MWKSNQTCVTEIVFLGFSDFQALQVLLFVVVFTFYMVTLLGNSLIVIVTVTDCALCTPMYFFLRNLSFLEIGYTSVVIPKMLLNLLSETQTISFAGCGTQMYFFILFGITECCLLSVMAYDRYMAICHPLKYTLVMSQRVCAQMAAGSWTIGTLVAFCQTASIFTLPFCGSNTISHFFCDILPVLRLATTDTRKNEAAVAIVTVVFIFIPFLLILLSYSLIISTILKMPSAEGRHKAFSTCSSHLIVVSLFYGTVTFIYVRPKSVYSLGSDRLLSLLYTVVTPMFNPIVYCLRNQEVRRALRKSIVRQTSFLIWCG
- the LOC116825061 gene encoding olfactory receptor 10AG1-like, which produces MASGNHTTTPGFILLGFSNLTNLQGLLFVVFLVIYMVILLGNGVIVLVTVLDSALQTPMYFFLRNLSFVEICYSSVILPKMVANCLAEDGSISFIGCAAQMFFFLLLAGTECFLLTAMAYDRYVAICNPLRYTHIVNREFCATMVSGSWLVSILLHFVQTYLVFSLPFCGSHEINHIFCDVPPVLELSCMDTYRNKMVIVMAVLLFLIIPFFLIVISYIKIVRTVLKMPSAQGRHKAFSTCSSHLIVVTLFYGSGMIVYLEPKPKESVDTDKLLSLFYTIVTPMFNPFIYSLRNKEVKAALRKLVGRK